One Papaver somniferum cultivar HN1 chromosome 10, ASM357369v1, whole genome shotgun sequence genomic window carries:
- the LOC113315750 gene encoding uncharacterized protein LOC113315750, with protein MNQNLLQYQKLNNQRLASLKLKLGQIFDALNEREKGKLPSQPQQNPKSAFQASTSTCNETSHDHVNDVTTLRSGKVVNNNVGVPQSSGSESDSPLHTTPQKTPVVENESEHVDKTKSSADMNVSLPCHVPVAPFPQRLVQQKKMGNQYNEILEMFKRVNINIPFLEAIKQIPAYAKFLKDVCTQKRKLHVHKRAFLTEQVSSIIQNKLPTKFRDPGCPTISCTIGYHNVEKALLELGASVNLLPYSVYVELGLGELKPTPVTLQLADRSIKIPRGIVEDMLIKVDKFYFPVDFIVLDTQPVQNPDNHIPLILGRPFSVTSNAIINCRNGMLKLSFGNMTVELNILNVSQQPMDFDNELHEINMIESLIQDSMPDILYVDPLQACLDNFDLDLFDSEYISEVHSLLESVPPMDIAK; from the coding sequence ATGAATCAAAATCTTTTGCAATATCAGAAGTTGAATAACCAAAGGCTTGCGAGTTTAAAGCTTAAATTGGGCCAAATCTTTGATGCACTTAATGAGAGGGAAAAGGGTAAACTCCCTAGTCAACCTCAGCAGAATCCTAAAAGTGCATTTCAGGCAAGTACCTCAacttgcaatgaaacctcacatgatcatgtgaaTGATGTCACTACTCTTCGTAGTGGTAAAGTTGTCAATAACAATGTAGGTGTACCACAGTCAAGTGGGTCTGAGTCAGACTCACCTTTGCACACTACTCCACAGAAAACACCTGTTGTAGAAAATGAATCTGAACATGTTGATAAAACTAAAAGTTCTGCTGATATGAATGTGTCTTTGCCATGTCATGTGCCTGTTGCTCCATTCCCACAAAGGTTGGTACAACAAAAGAAAATGGGAAACCAATACAACGAGATATTGGAAATGTTTAAACGAGTTAACATAAACATTCCATTTCTCGAGGCAATCAAGCAAATACCTGCTTATGCTAAATTCTTGAAAGACGTATGCACACAGAAGCGAAAGCTTCATGTGCATAAGCGTGCATTTCTTACCGAGCAGGTAAGCTCCATAATTCAGAACAAGCTTCCAACTAAGTTTagagacccaggttgtccaacaatctcGTGCACCATAGGCTACCACAATGTCGAAAAAGCTTTGTTAGAGTTGGGAGCAAGTGTGAATTTATTGCCATATTCTGTGTATGTGGAATTAGGTCTTGGGGAGCTGAAACCCACTCCTGTTACGCTACAATTAGCGGACAGATCTATCAAAATCCCTCGTGGTATTGTTGAAGACATGTTAATCAAGGTTGATAAATTTTACTTCCCCGTGGACTTCATTGtattagacactcaacctgtgcaAAACCCAGACAACCATATTCCtctcattttaggacgtcccttCTCGGTGACGTCCAATGCTATCATAAACTGTCGTAATGGTATGCTGAAAttatcttttggtaacatgactgtgGAATTAAATATtcttaatgttagtcaacaacccATGGATTTTGATAATGAATTGCATGAAATTAACATGATTGAGAGTCTGATCCAAGACTCTATGCCCGACATCTTATATGTGGACCCTTTGCAAGCATGTCTAGATAACTTTGACTTGGATCTTTTTGATTCTGAGTATATTAGTGAAGTGCACTCTTTGCTTGAATCTGTACCACCCATGGACATTGCTAAATAA
- the LOC113315749 gene encoding uncharacterized protein LOC113315749: MGEELNQPRSLKDYMYPTRASQPSCIILPADDGQFELKASTIHMLPVFRGVDAENPYHHVRDFEDICGTLRFNQMSEESLKLRLFLFSLKEKAKSWLRALQPQSIRTWDDLTKEFIKKFFPNHKTATICQSLDGFVQLEGLVVRTRTIVESMCNDAFIDKSVDETWTFLIEVAEKTQQWESIFEPKKTTPVANVHKIKSDFEEKTNVASLARRVEALELQKNVKTTAPTLRDQIEIATCAACHSSNHLVDSCPDLQDFHESRLEQANALYHKHENNPFSHTYNPGWRNHPNFSWSKGPVQGGTTSNN; the protein is encoded by the exons ATGGGTGAGGAACTGAACCAACCCCGTAGTCTCAAGGACTACATGTACCCAACAAGGGCAAGCCAGCCCTCTTGCATCATTCTGCCAGCTGATGATGGCCAGTTTGAACTGAAagctagcacaattcacatgttgcCTGTGTTTAgaggggttgatgctgaaaacccttaccaccatgtAAGAGATTTTGAAGATATCTGTGGGACTCTGCGTTTTAACCAAATGTCGGAAGAGTCCCTCAAACTGAGACTATTCCTTTTCTctttgaaagaaaaagccaagtcCTGGCTGCGTGCCTTACAACCACAGTCCATTAGAACATGGGATGATCTTACAAAAGAGTttatcaaaaagtttttccctaaCCATAAGACTGCGACAATTTGTCAAAGTCTGGATggttttgtgcaattagaag gcttAGTTGTCAGAACCCGAACTATAGTAGAGTCAATGTGCAATGATGCATTTATTGACAAAAGTGTTGATGAGACTTGGACTTTCTTAATCGAAGTCGCTGAAAAGACTCAGCAGTGGGAGTCCATCTTTGAACCCAAAAAGACCACCCCTGTAGCTAATGTCCATAAAATCAAGTccgattttgaagaaaaaacaaaTGTTGCATCCTTGGCTAGGAGAGTAGAAGCGCtagagctgcagaagaatgtgaaaaCTACTGCCCCTACTCTCCGTGACCAAATTGAAATAGCCACTTGTGCCGCATGCCACAGTTCAAACCACCTAGTGGATAGTTGTCCAGACCTACAAGATTTTCATGAGTCTAGACTTGAGCAGGCTAATGCTTTGTATCATAAGCATGAAAACAATCCTTTTTCTCATACCTACAACCCAGGGTGGAGGaatcaccctaacttttcatggtctaaagggcCCGTACAAGGGGGTACAACTAGTAATAACTAA